From the Asterias amurensis chromosome 1, ASM3211899v1 genome, the window AAGTGAGAGACGGTGTTGGAACATAGAATTAGGCCTATACAGttttacagtttttaaattgcaaaacaaattgttaatgtcctgacgtttcgaccctagcagagtctttctcgaatgaacagtttaatggcctgacgtttatGTGTTTAAATTGCTGGCTTTTGGGCGAGTATTTTTCGTAACGTATTGATTGGTTTTACATCCAATACTTTTTCTCTTGCTAGGAAGCATTTAAAATTCCCGTTTAGTCTAGCTCAATGGTTTTTAATTGCTGTAGTATTATTCTGAAAAATAATGTGTGTATATTTCACTCTCgcatttgttttacattttgatttatttttcctGCTTAGAACTTTTAAAATTCCCGTTTATTCTAGCTGAATGCTTTTTGATTGTTGTAGTATTATTCATTTGTTCAAAATGTGTGAGGGTGCCTTTTATGTGGGTGTTTTACGTCTAGTTTTACGtttaatttgcaatttgttGATGTCAACCGGCACCGGTGACCTGTACGGGTCCAGTTTCACCCTTGACGCCATTTTAGCGTCTCATATCCATGGAAACATAATAACGTTTAGAGGTCAAGTTGGATCCTCAAACTGTCGGTCACAAAATAGCTTGGTTTGGACTCTCAATCTGGGTTGGCTATGACCTCACGAATTATTAATGTTAATTCGAAGTTTAACCGAGTTGAAAACAAATGatttgaagaacaaaaatttgcGGCTAAAATTATCGATTTACTCATTGCCAcaggtttttgttgtttgggTATTTGTTTGTCTGTTCTATAAAACATGTTTGGGAGAGAAAATTATATCTACTATGTTATGCCTTTTTACTTCGTTCTGCTCTGCTGTCTGCAGTGGCGCGGTCATAAAGACAAATCACTattgttttatggttttggttttggttttttacattttcacaATTGGATACGATAGATAAAATGTATGTATACTTCATGTGTAACCTACTTCACCGGTATCCATGCGTAATGAATTTACTATTTTAGTTTATTGTCAAAGAGACTCAACTAAACACGGCTAGTGTGTGTTCAATGCTTCATTCACAACGTGTTTAGACAGTCAATAGTGTAAAATAGCCAGAAGCGAAGTTGGGACAATTACAGGGtcactatgggtgcgttcgtctAGCTcctctgggtcgaccccggtgtgtggtgttttttttttccaggacaaacgtgtgcagataatgacccacgttcgtcctggaaaaaaaacccgccacacaacggggtcgacccagggaagctaaacaaacgcaccgtATGTGATCGCTCAATGGGTATTCTTATGGTAAACGGGCATGGCTTGTAGGTCAACAGTGTATTATTCATCACAATCATGAAGCATGGTGGGGTCGATGCAATAACGAGCAGTGTAAATCGACTGTTGGTCGCGTTTTTTGAGACATTGCCAATTCAATTGAACCCAAGGACTTGTTTTCACAACTAGGCTTTTGCTGGTTTAGTTTCGCACTGGTGAACAACTTTAACAATAGGTTCCTATGGTGATGATTGAGTATGACTTTCTCTTGGCCCTATGTGTTGGAAGGCCTGAAGAGAGGGGAACacgtttattttatttcagccaCATCCAACAACGCAAGCACCACTAACAGTATGGATAAAAACTGGTAATAACATGAGATAGAACAAAAACACGATCAGCGAACAAACAAGTGACTTAAATAAAAATGCTGAATGATAACCAAATTCCTTCTGGAAAATTATAGTCAGACCTATCTCTGAACTGAAAATCACTTGGTCGGGAGTGGCCTTTTATGTGAGTTTCAGAATTACAAGTTTCGTATTTCGAAAACAACAGCTGGTTAAAAAAGATGACGCGGTAGACAGTAACGTTAATTTGCCGTAACATTGTTGATGTTTTCAACCTCATCAATAGTGTCTGGGTTAATTGATTACTCACTCTCTGACGTACTTGACTTGCTACTTGATCTATGGTTAGATCAAACGAAATAATGAGTGATTCTGGCTAATTGCCGCAAAAAGATCCGGGGAACAAagcatgttttttaaaaattaatttcaatcaGAAATAAGTATGGCTCTTTCGAAACCATGGCTATAGCTCAGCTCAGGCTCGATAGTTATTTTTAAAACCTGTGATTTCGATGGCCGGCTTCAAGCACAGACGAAGCCTGGGCGCAAGCCACAACTGTATTGCTAAAAGGCCCCAAGTTTCCAAAGccataaacagcgccctctgatTGTCACGCCTCAACGAATCCACGCAAGCGCACTGCGTTGAAAATAATTTCGAACGGTCATACCGGCCACGTGTGTGGCACAGATTCATACAACGTGCGTGCAGTTCACTTCGCTAAAGTTTGCTCTCGCTCTCAGCTGGCTTTCTAGCTGGGTGACAGAAAGTAAGTAGGCAAATTAACTCTCTCACAAAGTTTTGTCTAtattgtgaattttgtttttgaaacccTGTGCTTCTTTTTTGAACGTCGTCACTTCTGGAAATCCggcacttttgtttttctgtctttGCTGTTGTCGAAACGACTGCGAAACGAACAGTATAGGAGAGGTTTGCTTTTCAATCTACGTCATGCAACCATGCGGTTCCGGGCAATCTCGACGAAGAAATCCTTTTCATTTGAGTTCACAGTTCTTGGGAGTTGTGAGAGTTAAAAGATTGTGTGTTTCCGAACTTGCTCTATGCTTCAGTTCGTCGtttccaagttgcctgtaaaaatctTTGGCAATAAATCTTCGTCAAGGCGGCGCTGCTAACCTCGATCCAAAAATGTATTTTGGAGGTGGGCGGCGCGCGCGCGCGACACAacggatattattattttgatacaatgtttttatactttgtaATGGCGTGCATTATTTTCAGCGATGTTGACTAATGGCGTGCGCCATGTTCAACGATGAACACGACCTGCAAACAATCTCTGTTATGGGTTATCAAACGGTACGAAAATAAGGTTTTGAGATTGCTGGCGTGGTCTTTATCAATTTGTTCAAACTTCAATGATGAAAAATCCCTCTTACTAAAATAAAGTTCATTTGGGGGCAATGTCGAAACGTTGgacagacaattttttttttcgtttgtttttgttttactttatatttattttgtatttagtAAACTCAAACTGTTAGTGTTATTGTATCTTATTGTACCACTTTAAACACTCAAAGCATGACATGATTGCAATATTCCTATATTTTTTATTCCCTTTCTCTTTATAGAGGAATCTCAACCACATCATCCGTCATGGCAAGCCTTTTCCAGCAGAAGTATGATGCCGAGAAGGACTACCCAAACTTTACAGGACACAAATCTCTGTTGTCTAAACATCTAACAAAGGATTTGTACACTAAGCTTCGTGATGTACAAACTGAGAGTGGATTCACCATTGATAGAGCCATTCAAAATGGAGTCGACAATGCTGGTGAGTTGTACTAAATAATAAAAGGACAAAAGTGACATTTTtatcacataaaaaaaaaggtaacttTGGATAACTTTGGATAACtttgccaccactttttcactctaaACAAGAAGAAGGAACAAAACTGACattgaaatcaaataaaaaccaGTTGTAATTTCTACTGTAATTTGGCCATTAGCCACGAGTGTAAAAACAGTCAACTAAACTATTGGATAACTtcctgtatggcgccaccacttttttactcatttttataaaaaagagatatctcattgaggtaaattagatttatttcatatcgaatgaaaaagtggtggcgccatacggaaacttttccaaactatttatctatctatctatatttCATCTATCTATATTTCATCTATATATCTATCTTTATTtcatctatctatctatctatctagcaTTGGGATAACATCATCTTATTAGTTGTCTGCTGTGTATATAAAATTATAGTGTACGGTATCTtggatatttggtttgcggtaacaccatgtgttcaTCTATTTGCCAGGTACAGTTGTACTTTTGCTATGTGTACTAATACAACCGCGAGATAAATTTATCGGAATTGATTTAAGCTGGTATTTTGTGttctttctttcctttttccttttacccAGCACCTTTTCTGGTAGTTACACAAGAAACCTATATTTATATTGTTCATTTtttagaaacaaaaaataaacaacacaaaGTGTTATATTTTAAAGTGTGTTCATATGAAGTTGTTTTGTCCGACCTACAGATTTCCACTTGGGAGTTCTAGCTGGTGATGAGCAAACATACGAAGTGTACAAGGAGCTTTTTGACCCCATCATCCAAGACTACCACAATGGATTCAAACCCTCAGGTATGGAGACACATTTTAGCTACTTAAGGTATATTTGTAATAAactgtttctttttttgtacATTAGTTTCTCTTTGCTGCTTTGTGttgtaatcaagcatctgaaagcacacaacttcgtgtgacaagggtgtttttttctttcataattatctcacaacttcgacgaccgattgagctaaaattttcacagatttgttattttatgcatatgttgagatacaccaagtgagatgactagtctttgacagttaccaatagtgtccactgtctttaagcaaacATGTCAGTGGCGTATCTATACATTTTCGTATGGGGGAGGTGAGGGAGGCATTCTGAAGGCTTCCATTTTGCTCTCTCCCTTTCACCTCACCCCCTCACACCCTCCCCAACCCAGTTTGTTCATGCTATCTATTGAAAGATGGATGATAAAGAAAGCTTGTTCATATATGTATACATGTCAGATGTAAAGCATATCCTGCTGCCATTTAATTGCTATTTTTGTGTGTCTTTTAATGTACAATTTTGTGTACAGATTTGCTATGAAGTGCAACTTTTGAACAAATTATatgtgttaatgtttttttactaatacAATGTTTGTACTGAGGGCCTCCATGGAAAACAGTGCTGGGCACTGAAAGGAGTTTACCCTCATTAAATATGATGTAAAATTTTGATGATGAGACTCTTTGAATCTCAATGTGTGAAACAAGATTCAGTCACAagttaaattgttttgatttgggTTGAATTGCAGATAACCACGTCAAGGATTTGGACCCAGCAAAGCTTGAGGGAGGCCAGCTGGATGAGAAATACGTCATCAGTTCTCGCATCAGGACTGGACGTAATGTCCGAGGCTACGCACTTTCACCCTTTGTTTGCCGCGCTGAGAGACGGCAGGTTGAAAACATTGCTGAACAAGGTGAGTCCAttaattgtattttcttttttggggggttaagtgccttgctcgagGGCGCTAGTGTCATGAtcgggattccaacccacactctgctaatgaCAATGATAGGGTTCGGGTTTTTGAACCTAGACCGCTCACCCACTACAAGCCACAAGTTAAGTTCTCATCAAGACTTGAATGTTTGGAAATCAAACATTGACTAGGTTATGTTTATTTTCCCATGGTCTTGAGGAGGACACAGGAAATAAGGAGTCATTTACAactgaaaatgtttaaaaaaagtgagCTCTAAggcaagtaggatttgaaactctgattggtggaaatacgaaatagtaaaggtttgcggtaacaccatataatgataatctctaaatgagttggggtggtggttcttaaaagaaccgttggtttcaactcgacgtttcgatcagtatgctctgattgcttctggagaaagctggactctgatgctgcatgctgcagCTCTAAGGCGCTTACAAGCTATTAGTACATCACAACCAATCTAAAATATTCAACCCATTCCTTTTTATTTACAGCTCTTGCTAAGCTTGGTGGAGAGCTATCAGGCAAATACTATTCCCTGCAGACACTGGGTGAAGCTGACAAACAACAACTGATTGATGATCACTTCTTGTTTGAGAGACCAATCTCCCGCCATTTCACAAGCGGTGGTATGGCACGTGACTTCCCTGATGGCCGTGGCATCTGGTAAGAACTCATTTATGATAATCCACTTTATCCCTGAACCCACTTCCTTCAACTTGAGCCAATTTTAAGATACAATTTGGAACAAGTTTTCGGTAAAAAGAGTTCTTAAAAtagaacaaaattaattaaacagGCAGTAACTCAAGGTTTGTTAAGGTTTTTCCCAGAGTTATTCAGGGTTCAACTTCTAGTTACCTGGAGTTTAACCCGCTTGTTAAATTCTGTAGACTGCAAGACtaataaacaaatgtttgctTTAGAGTTAGAGAGGTTGGCTGCTGCCAGCTTGGTGCTTATGTTCCCTTTTTGTGAGTTACAAAGTTCAGAATGTTAACTTCTATACTTGGTTTGTATCTTTAGGCATACCAATGACAAGCGTTTCTTGGTGTGGGTGAATGAGGAGGATCATCTCCGCATCATCTCCATGAGACAAGGAGGAGACATGAAGGCTGTCTTTGAGCTCTTCTGTGAGGGTCTGAGCAAGGTAAGAACTAGGTCAGATCTTTCAGTCTGCAATTCTGGAGGGCCCCAATAGATCTATATACTTGTGGTTTATGTTTATGTCTCATGAAGGCAACTTTGTGAATGCCTTTCTTCTAGGTGATTAattggaactggttgcctgaaaattgcctcatgtgacatggaCGTTGGCAATGTTTTTGGTTCTCATAATGTATGAtcaatgtatatatattttttcttttttcatttgcttTGGCCATGAGTAATGTGTTGTATAAATAGTTATATTGTGTTATAGATGTTGGACCTATTTCGCATTTTAAAGTGTTCACTAAAATGATTTACTAAATATGCTGTATTTGTATCACTCAGCTTCACCCCAAAAAATCAAAGGAAGTTATGAAACTGACCAGTTGTCATTTATAATGTTTAAGATCTTTAAAGActattttgaattttgttacAGTTTGAGGGTCAAATGGGCAGCCTTGCTGAGCCCAGAGAGTTCATGAGGAATGACCATCTTGGTTTCATTCTGACCTGTCCATCCAACTTGGGTACCGGTGTCCGATGCAGCGTCCACGCTCGCTTCCCACTTCTTGCCAGCGATAAACGCTACGACCTGGACAAGATCTGTCTTGCTCTTAGATTGCAGAAGCGTGGAACAAGTAAGTTGATTCAAATAACTGTCAATTTAATTAAGGTTGGGaatgtagtgcattctgctctaccagccaggctcctagtagATGATACCCAtgtctacatccttacagactatgaaggggataacccctttttcagccccaggagtaggtggaagttgataaaaaaattataactaCTTTCTCTTGTGAGCAAAGAAGATAAACTAAAGTTCATTGACTTGAACTTGATTGATTTCGCTTGTGCATTTCTATCTTTATTGATGTTTTTCTTCCTTGTTTCATTCATTGTTCTAACTTTGCTGTTactgtgtacattttgattGACATCAAACtgactgtatttattttgtgcaattaCTTCATTTCCTTATTCAATATATCTTGTATTTGAATTCTACATTGTTGCTCTGTTTGACCTATGActaatgtttcttcttttaaagttgttttcttgatGACTTGTTTCTGatgtatattttgtattgtCCTAAATGTTATTGGTTGTTTTTATGCAAAAGAGCTTCTTAGTTGAATCAGGCCTAGTTAATATGTTTAAGTAagtcaatgtttcttgtattttgaTTCTACATTATTATTATGCTTGTTTTTCTGTATGACTTATGTTTAATGTTTCttcttttaaagttgttttcttgatGACTTGTTATAGTGATTTTATATTGGgtattgtttaaaatgttattggttgttttatgcaaaatggcTTCTTAGTTGAAACAGGCTTAGCTGATATgttaaagtaaataaataaataaaaaccccTAAGGATTTCAATTAATATCTCGTCTTAACATCTCCTAGAGATGATAATTCTACTCCTGTTAAATTTCCATATCTTCTTTGTAACCCAACTCCTAATTCATGAATTTGCTTTGTCTCCAGGCGGTGAATTCACCGAAGCCGTTGGCGGAGTTTACGATATCTCCAACTTGGATCGTCTTGGCACCACTGAGGTTCAACAAGTCCAGTGTGTGATCACCGGTATCAACCTCCTCGTCCAGATGGAGAAATGCCTGGAGAAGGGGGAGCCAATTGATGAACTCCTACCCATGTAAGTAATGTAAGTATAGCTCTTTGATCATCTACCTGCATGGATGGATCAATGGCGTGACGTCGTGTTCTTGGTGTACGTTGTAG encodes:
- the LOC139941598 gene encoding arginine kinase-like isoform X1, with protein sequence MASLFQQKYDAEKDYPNFTGHKSLLSKHLTKDLYTKLRDVQTESGFTIDRAIQNGVDNADFHLGVLAGDEQTYEVYKELFDPIIQDYHNGFKPSDNHVKDLDPAKLEGGQLDEKYVISSRIRTGRNVRGYALSPFVCRAERRQVENIAEQALAKLGGELSGKYYSLQTLGEADKQQLIDDHFLFERPISRHFTSGGMARDFPDGRGIWHTNDKRFLVWVNEEDHLRIISMRQGGDMKAVFELFCEGLSKFEGQMGSLAEPREFMRNDHLGFILTCPSNLGTGVRCSVHARFPLLASDKRYDLDKICLALRLQKRGTSGEFTEAVGGVYDISNLDRLGTTEVQQVQCVITGINLLVQMEKCLEKGEPIDELLPMGITADENTNTNNSSRAKSGQKKTGVCVAL
- the LOC139941598 gene encoding arginine kinase-like isoform X2, which encodes MASLFQQKYDAEKDYPNFTGHKSLLSKHLTKDLYTKLRDVQTESGFTIDRAIQNGVDNADFHLGVLAGDEQTYEVYKELFDPIIQDYHNGFKPSDNHVKDLDPAKLEGGQLDEKYVISSRIRTGRNVRGYALSPFVCRAERRQVENIAEQALAKLGGELSGKYYSLQTLGEADKQQLIDDHFLFERPISRHFTSGGMARDFPDGRGIWHTNDKRFLVWVNEEDHLRIISMRQGGDMKAVFELFCEGLSKFEGQMGSLAEPREFMRNDHLGFILTCPSNLGTGVRCSVHARFPLLASDKRYDLDKICLALRLQKRGTSGEFTEAVGGVYDISNLDRLGTTEVQQVQCVITGINLLVQMEKCLEKGEPIDELLPM